In Pseudomonas fluorescens, one genomic interval encodes:
- a CDS encoding RNA polymerase factor sigma-70 — MTEQVSTSRCDSPLLQAFVDNRLILVKIAARITGCRSRAEDVVQDAFFRLQSAPPITSSIKAQLSYLFQIVRNLAIDHYRKQALEQKYSGPEEEGLNVVIQGASPETSHINFSTLEHIADALTELPSRTRYAFEMYRLHGVPQKDIAKELGVSPTLVNFMIRDALVHCRKVSGSRGGAASMGRR; from the coding sequence ATGACGGAACAAGTATCCACAAGCAGGTGCGATTCACCGCTACTTCAGGCCTTCGTCGACAATCGACTGATTCTGGTGAAGATCGCAGCGCGCATTACCGGCTGCCGTTCGCGCGCCGAAGACGTGGTGCAGGATGCGTTCTTCCGCTTGCAGTCGGCCCCGCCGATCACGTCGTCGATCAAGGCGCAATTGAGTTATCTGTTCCAGATCGTGCGCAACCTCGCCATCGATCACTACCGCAAACAGGCGCTGGAACAGAAGTACTCAGGCCCGGAAGAGGAAGGGTTGAATGTGGTCATTCAGGGCGCTTCGCCGGAAACCTCGCATATCAACTTCTCGACGCTGGAACACATCGCCGACGCGCTGACCGAACTGCCCAGCCGCACCCGCTACGCCTTCGAGATGTACCGTCTGCACGGCGTGCCGCAAAAGGACATCGCCAAGGAACTCGGCGTCTCGCCAACCCTGGTCAATTTCATGATTCGCGATGCGCTGGTGCACTGCCGCAAGGTGTCGGGCAGTCGTGGGGGTGCGGCTTCGATGGGTCGTCGCTAA
- a CDS encoding GNAT family N-acetyltransferase has translation MSNLNDLTALALPSGSELVADATESRLSLSLDGQPLVRLRLNRDGTGPIQLDERFALPPGLALWAACYWLFAREPERQQLLWQLDQPPTEALLSGLLVNTEVAGEYRCERTLFWQLPQPWLGTSLSGSYPQQMVISQGKRHPQRPVKPRGEVYRRFDARLGAWISLRTLEIEQDLARFNRWQNSPRVASFWQEEGSLEQHREYLSKLDADPHTLTLIGCFDDQPFAYFEAYWAKEDRIAPFYDVDNYDRGIHMLVGEENHRGPHKVASWLSALVHYLFLDDPRTQRVVAEPRADNAKMIGHMQNQCFHCEKEFDFPHKRAALMILGRERFFDRCKLA, from the coding sequence ATGTCCAATCTGAATGACCTGACTGCCCTGGCCTTGCCTTCGGGCAGTGAACTGGTAGCCGATGCTACTGAAAGCCGTCTGAGCCTGAGCCTGGACGGGCAACCGCTGGTTCGCTTGCGTCTGAATCGTGACGGCACCGGCCCGATTCAGCTCGATGAGCGTTTTGCCCTGCCGCCCGGCCTGGCGTTGTGGGCTGCCTGTTACTGGTTGTTCGCCCGTGAGCCGGAGCGCCAGCAATTGCTCTGGCAGCTGGATCAGCCACCCACCGAAGCCTTGCTCAGCGGCTTGCTGGTCAACACCGAAGTGGCCGGCGAATACCGTTGCGAGCGCACCCTGTTCTGGCAATTGCCGCAGCCATGGCTCGGTACATCGCTGAGCGGCAGCTACCCGCAACAAATGGTGATCAGCCAGGGCAAGCGCCATCCGCAGCGCCCGGTCAAGCCGCGCGGTGAAGTCTATCGACGTTTCGATGCACGCCTCGGGGCGTGGATTTCCCTGCGCACGCTGGAGATCGAGCAGGATCTGGCGCGGTTCAATCGCTGGCAGAACAGTCCGCGAGTCGCCAGCTTCTGGCAGGAGGAGGGCAGTCTTGAGCAGCATCGCGAATACCTGAGCAAGCTCGACGCCGATCCGCACACGCTGACGTTGATCGGCTGTTTCGACGATCAGCCGTTTGCCTATTTCGAAGCCTACTGGGCCAAGGAAGACCGTATCGCGCCGTTCTATGATGTCGACAATTACGACCGTGGCATTCACATGCTGGTGGGGGAAGAGAATCACCGTGGCCCGCACAAGGTCGCGAGCTGGTTGTCGGCGCTGGTGCACTATCTGTTTCTGGATGATCCGCGTACCCAGCGCGTGGTCGCCGAACCGCGTGCCGACAACGCGAAGATGATCGGCCACATGCAGAATCAGTGCTTCCACTGCGAGAAGGAATTCGACTTTCCGCACAAGCGCGCGGCGTTGATGATTCTGGGGCGTGAGCGGTTTTTTGATCGGTGCAAGCTGGCCTGA
- a CDS encoding substrate-binding periplasmic protein, with amino-acid sequence MKSSPIRTATGLVLVALTAFSGLPAQAAQLVRVGAAHFPPYTIRPENGADTGLLPELVEALNALQKEYQFVLVPTSIPRRFGDLKEGRTDMAIFENPEWGWKDIPHTTVDMGLEDAEIFVAQREEGRQQDYFSDLKGKRLALYSGYHYEFANFNADPKFLADTFKATLTYSHDSNLLMVLRGRADIALVTRSYLFDYLKRNEKVADKLLVSQRIDQVYHHYSILRPAAPITGEAFGKLLQELRDNGQMLKIFEPYKIALVPVPQH; translated from the coding sequence TTGAAGTCTTCGCCAATTCGGACGGCCACGGGGCTGGTACTCGTCGCGCTGACGGCATTTTCAGGGCTGCCTGCGCAGGCGGCGCAACTGGTTCGAGTGGGCGCCGCGCACTTTCCGCCTTACACCATCCGCCCGGAAAACGGTGCCGACACCGGTCTGCTGCCGGAATTGGTCGAAGCGCTGAATGCGTTGCAGAAGGAGTATCAGTTTGTCCTGGTACCGACCTCGATTCCCCGGCGTTTCGGTGACTTGAAGGAAGGGCGCACCGACATGGCGATTTTCGAAAACCCGGAGTGGGGCTGGAAGGACATTCCACACACCACGGTCGATATGGGTCTGGAAGATGCCGAGATTTTCGTCGCGCAACGCGAAGAGGGTCGGCAGCAGGATTACTTCTCGGACCTCAAGGGCAAGCGGCTGGCGCTGTACAGCGGTTATCACTACGAGTTCGCCAATTTCAACGCCGACCCCAAATTTCTCGCGGATACGTTCAAGGCCACGTTGACCTATTCCCATGACAGCAACCTGTTGATGGTGCTGCGCGGGCGCGCCGACATCGCCTTGGTCACGCGCTCTTACCTGTTCGACTACCTGAAACGCAACGAAAAGGTGGCCGACAAGTTGCTGGTGTCGCAGCGCATCGATCAGGTTTATCACCATTACTCCATTCTGCGCCCGGCCGCGCCGATCACCGGCGAGGCGTTTGGCAAATTGTTGCAGGAGCTGCGGGACAACGGGCAGATGCTGAAGATTTTCGAGCCATACAAGATCGCTCTGGTACCGGTACCGCAACACTGA
- a CDS encoding TetR/AcrR family transcriptional regulator: MDEQKALRVMRELVDQGQLTDPDSARGKLLQVAAHLFRNKGYERTTVRDLAGAVGIQSGSIFHHFKSKDEILRAVMEETIRYNTALMRAALAEASNVRERVLALIRCELQSIMGGSGEAMAVLVYEWRSLSEEGQARVLALRDVYEDLWLQVLGEAKEAGFIRGDVFITRRFLTGALSWTTTWFRAGGSLSLDQLADEALILVLEER; encoded by the coding sequence GTGGACGAGCAAAAAGCCCTGAGGGTCATGCGCGAACTGGTCGACCAGGGCCAGTTGACTGACCCCGACAGCGCCCGCGGCAAACTGCTGCAAGTGGCCGCTCACCTGTTCCGCAACAAAGGCTACGAGCGCACCACGGTGCGTGACCTGGCGGGGGCGGTGGGGATCCAGTCCGGGAGCATTTTTCATCACTTCAAGAGCAAGGATGAAATCCTCCGGGCGGTGATGGAAGAAACCATCCGCTACAACACCGCGCTGATGCGCGCCGCGTTGGCCGAAGCCAGTAACGTGCGCGAGCGGGTGCTGGCGCTGATTCGCTGCGAGTTGCAGTCGATCATGGGCGGCAGCGGCGAAGCCATGGCGGTGCTGGTCTATGAATGGCGTTCGCTGTCCGAAGAAGGTCAGGCCCGGGTGCTGGCCCTGCGCGATGTCTATGAAGACCTCTGGTTGCAGGTGCTGGGCGAAGCCAAGGAGGCGGGGTTTATCCGTGGCGATGTATTCATTACCCGACGTTTTCTCACTGGCGCGCTGTCCTGGACCACCACCTGGTTTCGTGCCGGCGGCAGCCTGAGCCTCGATCAGTTGGCCGATGAAGCGCTGATTCTGGTGCTCGAAGAGCGTTAA
- a CDS encoding acyclic terpene utilization AtuA family protein, with translation MPTTVRIGCASAFWGDTSTAAAQLVAGGQLDYLVFDYLAEITLSIMAGARMKDPQAGFAGDFVEVLAPLLPQLAEQKIRVISNAGGINPKACAAALQAACDKAGVSLKIAVLLGDDLQPQFKQLAAQGIHEMFNGTPLPPMCVSTNAYLGAPGIVEALRLGADIVITGRVVDSAVVSAALVHEFGWAWHDYDKLAQAALAGHIIECGAQCTGGNFTDWRDVPDYEHIGFPIVEVSADGQFIVSKPEGSGGLVTPLTVGEQMLYEIGDPQAYLLPDVVCDFTQVKLQQQGKNAVHVHGAKGLPPSDKYKVSATWPDGFRCTASCLIAGIDAVDKARRVSQAIIDKTAEMFSQRGWPPYSEVNIELLGSEATYGPHGQRRDSREVVIKLAVRHPLKPALILFSREIAQAATGMAPGLTGIVGGRPTVYPLIRLFSFLIDKTACSLHIDMAGEQHPCALPAQMPLDSHDLPTPDQPPKPQGRADASVPLVKLAVARSGDKGNHSNIGVLPRRPEYLPWIAEALTPAVIVDWMRHVLDPIHGRVERWYLPGTHSLNFLLENALGGGGVASLRIDPQGKAFAQQLLEIQIPVPQSIAEQLD, from the coding sequence ATGCCCACCACCGTTCGGATCGGATGCGCCAGCGCATTCTGGGGTGACACCAGTACCGCCGCCGCACAACTTGTGGCCGGCGGGCAGCTGGATTATCTGGTGTTCGATTACTTGGCCGAAATCACCCTGTCGATCATGGCCGGCGCGCGCATGAAGGACCCGCAGGCAGGGTTCGCCGGGGACTTCGTTGAGGTGCTCGCGCCGCTGCTGCCGCAACTGGCTGAACAGAAAATTCGCGTGATCAGCAACGCCGGCGGGATCAATCCGAAAGCCTGTGCCGCCGCCCTGCAGGCTGCCTGCGACAAGGCCGGGGTCAGTCTGAAAATCGCCGTGCTGCTCGGCGATGACCTGCAACCGCAATTCAAGCAACTTGCCGCCCAAGGCATCCACGAAATGTTCAACGGCACGCCGCTGCCGCCGATGTGCGTATCGACCAACGCCTACCTCGGCGCACCGGGCATCGTCGAAGCCCTGCGCCTGGGCGCCGACATCGTCATCACCGGGCGTGTGGTCGACAGCGCGGTGGTCAGTGCGGCGCTGGTGCATGAGTTCGGCTGGGCGTGGCACGACTACGACAAACTGGCCCAGGCCGCGCTCGCCGGGCACATCATCGAATGCGGCGCGCAATGCACCGGGGGCAATTTCACCGACTGGCGCGACGTGCCGGACTACGAACACATCGGTTTTCCCATCGTTGAAGTCAGTGCCGACGGCCAGTTCATCGTGAGCAAACCCGAAGGCTCCGGCGGATTGGTGACGCCGCTGACCGTTGGCGAGCAGATGCTCTATGAAATCGGTGATCCGCAGGCCTATCTGTTGCCGGATGTAGTCTGCGATTTCACTCAAGTGAAACTGCAGCAACAGGGCAAAAACGCCGTGCACGTCCACGGAGCCAAAGGCCTGCCGCCCAGCGATAAATACAAGGTCAGCGCGACCTGGCCGGACGGATTCCGCTGCACAGCCAGTTGCCTGATCGCCGGCATCGATGCGGTGGACAAGGCGCGCCGCGTCAGTCAGGCAATCATCGACAAGACTGCAGAAATGTTCAGCCAGCGCGGCTGGCCACCCTACAGCGAAGTCAACATTGAACTGCTCGGCAGCGAAGCCACATACGGCCCTCACGGCCAGCGTCGTGACAGCCGCGAGGTGGTGATCAAACTTGCGGTGCGCCATCCACTGAAACCGGCGCTGATCCTGTTCTCCCGGGAAATCGCCCAGGCTGCCACCGGCATGGCACCGGGACTGACCGGCATCGTCGGCGGACGGCCGACGGTGTATCCGCTGATCCGTCTGTTCTCGTTCCTGATCGATAAAACCGCCTGCAGCCTGCACATCGACATGGCCGGTGAACAGCATCCCTGCGCCCTCCCCGCGCAAATGCCGCTCGACAGCCATGACCTGCCAACCCCCGACCAGCCACCCAAACCCCAAGGCCGCGCCGACGCCAGTGTGCCGTTGGTGAAACTGGCGGTGGCGCGCTCCGGTGACAAGGGCAACCACAGCAACATCGGTGTCCTGCCGCGTCGACCGGAATACCTGCCATGGATCGCCGAAGCGCTGACGCCAGCGGTGATCGTCGACTGGATGCGCCATGTGCTCGACCCGATTCACGGCCGGGTCGAACGCTGGTACCTGCCCGGCACCCACAGCCTGAATTTTCTGCTGGAGAACGCGCTTGGCGGCGGTGGCGTGGCGAGTCTGCGCATCGATCCCCAGGGCAAGGCCTTCGCTCAGCAACTGCTGGAAATCCAGATCCCGGTGCCGCAGAGCATCGCCGAACAACTCGACTAG
- a CDS encoding SDR family oxidoreductase produces MAYASIFKADLFSGQTIIVTGGGSGIGRCTAHELAALGATVLLVGRKPEKLQKVAAEISEDGGRAHWQACDIRDEDAVKQLVAGLIAEHGPIHGLVNNAGGQYPSPLAAINQKGFETVLRTNLVGGFLMAREVFNQSMSKHGGNIVNMLADMWGGMPGMGHSGAARSGMDNFTKTAAFEWGYAGVRVNAVAPGWIASSGMDTYEGAFKAVIPTLREHVPLKRIGTESEVSAAIVFLLSPAAAFISGSTLKIDGAASLGSRAWPLHKASHSESFNGFHRAYLPDVLKDKE; encoded by the coding sequence ATGGCTTACGCATCGATTTTCAAAGCCGATCTGTTCAGCGGCCAGACCATCATCGTCACCGGTGGCGGCAGTGGCATCGGCCGTTGCACCGCGCATGAACTGGCGGCGCTCGGCGCCACTGTGCTGCTGGTCGGGCGCAAACCGGAGAAGCTGCAAAAGGTCGCCGCCGAAATCAGCGAAGACGGCGGCCGCGCCCATTGGCAGGCCTGCGATATCCGTGACGAAGACGCGGTGAAACAACTGGTCGCCGGGCTGATCGCCGAACACGGGCCGATCCACGGTCTGGTCAACAATGCCGGCGGCCAGTACCCGTCGCCACTGGCCGCGATCAATCAGAAAGGCTTTGAAACCGTATTGCGCACCAACCTGGTCGGCGGCTTCCTGATGGCCCGGGAAGTGTTCAACCAGTCGATGAGCAAACACGGCGGCAACATCGTCAACATGCTTGCCGACATGTGGGGCGGCATGCCCGGCATGGGCCACTCGGGCGCGGCACGTTCGGGGATGGACAACTTCACCAAAACCGCCGCGTTCGAGTGGGGGTACGCCGGGGTGCGGGTCAATGCGGTGGCGCCGGGCTGGATCGCGTCCAGCGGCATGGACACTTATGAAGGCGCTTTCAAAGCCGTGATCCCGACCCTGCGCGAACACGTGCCACTCAAACGCATCGGTACCGAATCGGAGGTCAGTGCGGCGATCGTTTTTCTGCTCAGCCCGGCGGCGGCGTTCATCAGCGGCAGCACCTTGAAAATCGATGGTGCGGCCAGTCTCGGCAGCCGCGCATGGCCGTTGCACAAGGCAAGCCACAGCGAGTCGTTCAACGGTTTCCATCGGGCGTACCTGCCCGACGTGCTCAAGGACAAGGAGTAA
- the atuC gene encoding geranyl-CoA carboxylase subunit beta, translating to MPQIQSQLDPHSEAFARNCAAMLTAIEQVQQLEQNLLNKAAEAKGKFDKRGQLLPRERLNLLLDPGAPFLELASLAGYKLHDDKDGSAAGGGLIAGIGYVSGIRAMVVANNSAIKGGTISPTGLKKSLRLQQIALENKLPVITLAESGGANLNYAAEIFVEGARSFANQARMSAMGLPQITVVHGSATAGGAYQPGLSDYVVVVRGKAKLFLAGPPLLKAATGEVATDEELGGAEMHAQVAGTAEYLAENDADGVRLVREILRMLPWNEQLPWLPEPQYKAPLYPIDELLGLIPDDPKKPYDVREIVARIADESEFLEFKGEFDQQTICGQLKIHGRACGLIGNNGPITPAGASKAAQFIQLCDQSQTPLLFFHNTTGFMVGTESEQQGVIKHGSKLIQAVANARVPKLTIVVGGSYGAGNYAMCGRGLDPRFIFAWPNSRTAVMGGAQAGKVLRIVTEAKQLKEGLVPDPKMLDMLEQVTAQKLDSQSTALYGSANLWDDGLIDPRDTRTLLGYLLDICHEADIRTLQPNSFGVSRF from the coding sequence ATGCCGCAGATCCAGTCCCAACTCGATCCGCACAGTGAAGCTTTCGCGCGCAACTGCGCGGCGATGCTCACGGCCATCGAGCAAGTCCAGCAACTGGAACAGAACCTGCTGAACAAGGCTGCCGAAGCCAAGGGCAAATTCGACAAGCGCGGGCAACTGCTGCCCCGCGAACGCCTGAACCTGCTGCTCGACCCCGGCGCGCCGTTCCTCGAACTGGCGAGCCTGGCCGGCTACAAGCTGCACGACGACAAGGACGGCAGCGCTGCCGGTGGCGGCCTGATCGCCGGCATCGGTTACGTGTCCGGCATACGGGCGATGGTGGTGGCCAACAACAGCGCGATCAAGGGCGGCACGATCTCCCCCACCGGCCTGAAAAAATCCCTGCGGCTGCAACAGATCGCCCTGGAAAACAAACTGCCGGTGATCACTCTGGCAGAGAGCGGCGGCGCCAACCTCAATTATGCGGCGGAGATATTCGTCGAAGGCGCACGCAGTTTTGCCAATCAGGCGCGGATGTCGGCCATGGGGTTGCCGCAAATTACCGTGGTGCACGGCTCGGCGACGGCCGGTGGCGCCTATCAACCGGGGCTGTCGGATTACGTGGTGGTGGTGCGCGGCAAGGCCAAGCTGTTTCTCGCCGGACCGCCACTGCTCAAGGCCGCGACTGGCGAGGTCGCCACCGATGAAGAGCTGGGCGGCGCCGAGATGCACGCGCAGGTCGCCGGCACCGCCGAGTATCTGGCCGAGAACGATGCCGATGGCGTGCGCCTGGTCCGCGAGATCTTGCGCATGCTGCCGTGGAACGAGCAACTGCCGTGGCTGCCCGAGCCGCAATACAAGGCGCCGCTGTACCCGATCGACGAGCTGCTCGGGCTGATTCCCGACGACCCGAAGAAGCCCTACGACGTGCGCGAAATCGTTGCGCGGATTGCCGATGAATCGGAGTTTCTCGAATTCAAGGGCGAGTTCGATCAGCAAACCATCTGCGGCCAGTTGAAAATCCACGGCCGCGCCTGCGGCTTGATCGGCAACAACGGCCCGATCACCCCCGCCGGCGCGAGCAAGGCCGCGCAGTTCATTCAGCTGTGCGACCAGAGCCAGACGCCGCTGCTGTTTTTCCACAACACCACCGGTTTCATGGTCGGCACCGAGTCCGAGCAGCAAGGCGTGATCAAACACGGCTCGAAACTGATTCAAGCGGTGGCCAATGCGCGAGTGCCTAAACTGACGATTGTCGTCGGTGGCTCCTACGGTGCCGGCAACTATGCGATGTGCGGACGCGGTCTCGATCCACGTTTCATCTTCGCCTGGCCCAACAGCCGCACCGCGGTAATGGGCGGCGCGCAGGCCGGCAAGGTGTTGCGCATCGTCACCGAGGCCAAACAGCTCAAGGAAGGCCTGGTGCCGGATCCGAAAATGCTCGACATGCTCGAACAGGTCACCGCGCAGAAACTCGACAGCCAGTCCACCGCGCTCTACGGCAGCGCCAACCTGTGGGATGACGGCCTGATCGATCCGCGCGATACGCGCACCCTGCTCGGTTACCTGCTGGATATCTGCCACGAAGCCGACATCCGCACGTTGCAACCCAACAGCTTCGGCGTCAGCCGCTTCTGA
- the atuD gene encoding citronellyl-CoA dehydrogenase gives MIFTPEHEALRRTVRQFVEHEINPHVDEWEKAGRFPIHEIFRKAGDLGLLGISKPEKFGGMGLDYSYSIVAAEEFGTIHCGGIPMSIGVQTDMCTPALARFGSDELRDEFLRPAITGEQVGCIGVSEVGAGSDVAGLKTSARKDGDDYVINGSKMWITNSPSADFICLLANTSDDKPHINKSLIMVPMNTPGISLSSHLDKLGMRSSETAQVFFDNVRVPQRNRIGHEGAGFMMQMLQFQEERLFGAANMIKGLEYCVDSTIEYCKERKTFGNALIDNQVIHFRLAELQTEIECLRALVYQATEQYVKGQDVTRLASMAKLKAGRLGREVSDSCLQYWGGMGFMWDNPVARAYRDVRLVSIGGGADEIMLGIICKLMGILPGKKK, from the coding sequence ATGATCTTCACCCCGGAACACGAAGCACTGCGCCGCACCGTCCGCCAATTCGTCGAGCACGAAATCAACCCGCACGTCGATGAATGGGAAAAGGCCGGACGCTTTCCAATCCACGAGATTTTCCGCAAGGCCGGCGACCTCGGCCTGCTGGGGATTTCCAAGCCGGAAAAATTCGGCGGCATGGGCCTCGACTACAGCTATTCGATTGTCGCCGCCGAAGAGTTCGGCACTATCCACTGCGGCGGCATTCCGATGTCGATCGGCGTGCAGACCGACATGTGCACCCCGGCGCTGGCCCGTTTCGGCTCCGATGAATTACGCGACGAATTCCTCCGTCCGGCGATCACCGGCGAGCAGGTCGGTTGCATCGGCGTCTCGGAAGTCGGTGCCGGCTCCGACGTCGCCGGACTCAAGACCAGCGCGCGCAAGGACGGCGACGACTACGTGATCAACGGCAGCAAGATGTGGATCACCAACTCGCCCAGCGCCGACTTCATCTGCCTGCTGGCCAATACCTCGGACGACAAGCCGCACATCAACAAGTCGCTGATCATGGTGCCGATGAACACCCCGGGCATCAGCCTCAGCTCGCACCTGGACAAGCTCGGCATGCGCAGCTCGGAAACTGCCCAGGTGTTTTTCGATAACGTGCGTGTGCCGCAGCGCAACCGCATCGGCCACGAAGGCGCCGGGTTCATGATGCAGATGCTGCAGTTCCAGGAAGAACGCCTGTTCGGCGCGGCGAACATGATCAAGGGTCTGGAATATTGCGTCGACAGCACCATCGAGTACTGCAAGGAGCGCAAGACGTTCGGCAACGCGCTGATCGACAATCAGGTGATCCACTTCCGCCTCGCCGAACTGCAGACCGAAATCGAATGCCTGCGAGCGCTGGTCTATCAGGCCACCGAGCAATATGTGAAAGGTCAGGACGTCACGCGTCTGGCGTCGATGGCCAAGCTCAAGGCCGGCCGTCTCGGTCGTGAAGTCAGCGACAGTTGCCTGCAATATTGGGGCGGCATGGGCTTCATGTGGGACAACCCGGTGGCCCGCGCCTATCGCGACGTGCGGCTGGTTTCGATCGGCGGCGGCGCCGACGAAATCATGCTGGGGATCATCTGCAAACTCATGGGCATCCTGCCGGGGAAAAAGAAATGA
- a CDS encoding enoyl-CoA hydratase/isomerase family protein produces the protein MSPLPDCQTLLLELHGGVLHITLNRPDSRNAMSLQMVAELRAVLAAVRDDRGVRALVLSGAGGHFCAGGDIKDMANARAQGTDAYRELNRAFGALLQEAQDAPQVLITVLQGAVLGGGFGLACVSDIAMADHQAQFGLPETSLGLLPAQIAPFVVQRIGLTETRRLALTAARFDGHQARRLGLVHFVEQDPQALAERLDEVLDHVLCCAPEANAATKKLLLASAGQPSSELLDEAARWFSEAVTGAEGIEGTLAFVQKRKPGWAP, from the coding sequence ATGAGCCCCCTGCCCGATTGCCAGACTCTGTTGCTGGAACTGCACGGCGGCGTGCTGCACATCACCCTCAATCGCCCGGACAGCCGCAATGCGATGAGCCTGCAAATGGTCGCCGAACTGCGCGCGGTATTGGCGGCGGTGCGCGATGACCGCGGGGTTCGCGCTCTGGTCCTCAGCGGTGCCGGTGGGCATTTCTGTGCGGGGGGCGACATCAAGGACATGGCCAATGCCCGTGCCCAAGGCACCGACGCTTACCGCGAGTTGAACCGCGCCTTTGGAGCCCTGCTGCAAGAGGCTCAGGACGCACCACAAGTGCTGATCACCGTTTTACAGGGCGCAGTGCTCGGTGGTGGTTTCGGGCTGGCATGTGTCAGCGATATCGCCATGGCCGATCATCAGGCGCAGTTCGGCCTGCCGGAAACCAGCCTCGGTCTGCTGCCGGCGCAGATCGCGCCATTCGTGGTGCAGCGCATCGGCCTGACCGAGACCCGCCGCCTGGCACTGACCGCCGCACGTTTCGACGGTCATCAGGCGCGGCGGCTGGGGCTGGTGCATTTCGTCGAGCAGGATCCGCAGGCACTGGCAGAACGACTCGACGAAGTGCTCGACCATGTTTTGTGCTGCGCACCCGAAGCGAATGCGGCGACGAAAAAACTGCTGCTCGCCAGTGCCGGGCAGCCTTCGAGTGAATTGCTGGATGAAGCGGCGCGGTGGTTCAGCGAAGCGGTGACCGGGGCCGAAGGGATCGAGGGCACCCTGGCTTTTGTGCAAAAACGTAAACCTGGGTGGGCCCCTTAA